A part of Chiloscyllium punctatum isolate Juve2018m chromosome 27, sChiPun1.3, whole genome shotgun sequence genomic DNA contains:
- the gja9a gene encoding gap junction alpha-9 protein: MGDWNFLGGILEEVHVHSTIVGKIWLTILFIFRMLVLGVAAEDVWNDEQSEFICNTEQPGCRNVCYDKAFPISLIRYWVLQVIFVSSPSLVYMGHALYRLRALEKERQKKKVVLKGELEETETMLEDRRRLERELRQLERRKLNKAPLRGSLLRTYVLHILTRSVVEVGFMMGQFLLYGLELDPLYKCKRLPCPNIVDCFVSRPTEKSVFMLFMLCISAVSLFLNILEIIHLGCKKTGLGLFGYYPKLKEEMGDIFIPKSQKNSSAQRISVSAVEHTHPTVPSAPVGYSLLLEKPAEATMYPIFTPPELKPILDDQKQSYKETQHQPPAATQCNADSSTALNCTEGPKKSSGSEVPSQKGEECNEPSNAACLPAPSPHSASQTELPTAGTLYPALHSAPFPAASASRRLRRVSATLSCAADSEAGHRGRCGFGVTRARAASKGDLKRPSRPDTPESICESSSESKLSGDGGSPRQALSPSRRMSLASNASGRRAPTDLQI, translated from the coding sequence ATGGGCGACTGGAATTTCCTTGGAGGGATTTTGGAGGAAGTTCATGTCCACTCCACCATTGTTGGGAAAATATGGCTGACAATCCTTTTCATATTCCGCATGCTTGTGCTTGGAGTGGCTGCTGAAGACGTATGGAATGATGAACAGTCAGAGTTCATCTGCAACACTGAGCAGCCTGGCTGCAGAAACGTCTGTTACGACAAGGCCTTTCCAATCTCTCTCATACGTTACTGGGTTTTGCAGGTCATCTTCGTGTCTTCGCCATCCCTAGTGTACATGGGGCATGCCCTATACAGGCTCAGGGCGCTGGAGAAAGAAAGGCAGAAGAAGAAAGTAGTGCTGAAGGGTGAGCTGGAAGAGACCGAGACCATGCTGGAAGACAGGCGTAGGTTAGAGCGAGAGTTAAGACAGTTGGAGCGCAGAAAATTAAACAAGGCCCCGCTCAGGGGCTCTCTGCTGCGCACTTACGTCCTGCACATTCTCACCAGGTCTGTGGTGGAGGTTGGATTTatgatgggtcagtttttgctCTATGGACTTGAGTTGGACCCTCTGTACAAGTGCAAACGTTTGCCCTGCCCCAACATTGTGGACTGCTTTGTGTCCAGACCCACCGAGAAGTCTGTCTTCATGCTCTTCATGTTGTGCATCTCAGCAGTTTCCCTCTTTCTAAACATCCTCGAAATCATTCATCTGGGCTGCAAGAAGACGGGGTTGGGGCTTTTTGGATATTATCCCAAACTGAAAGAGGAGATGGGCGATATCTTCATCCCCAAGTCACAGAAGAACTCGAGTGCTCAGCGAATCTCTGTCTCTGCAGtggaacacacacaccccacggtCCCCAGTGCTCCAGTGGGTTACAGCTTGTTGCTGGAGAAACCAGCGGAAGCTACAATGTATCCGATATTTACACCCCCCGAGCTCAAACCCATCCTGGATGATCAGAAACAAAGTTACAAAGAAACGCAACATCAGCCTCCTGCAGCCACTCAATGTAATGCAGACTCGAGCACAGCGTTGAACTGCACTGAAGGACCCAAAAAGTCCAGCGGATCAGAAGTTCCCAGCCAAAAGGGTGAAGAATGCAATGAGCCCTCAAACGCAGCTTGCCTTCCCGCCCCGAGCCCGCACTCAGCCAGTCAGACGGAGCTGCCCACCGCCGGGACTTTATACCCGGCTCTTCACAGCGCCCCGTTCCCCGCCGCCAGCGCCAGCCGCAGGCTCCGCCGAGTCAGCGCCACCTTGAGCTGCGCCGCCGACTCTGAGGCCGGTCACAGGGGGAGGTGCGGCTTCGGTGTGACCAGGGCCCGGGCAGCTTCGAAAGGCGATCTCAAAAGGCCCAGCAGACCCGACACTCCCGAGTCAATCTGTGAGTCGAGCTCCGAGTCGAAGCTGAGCGGAGACGGCGGCAGTCCGCGGcaggctctctctccctcccggagAATGTCATTGGCAAGTAACGCCAGCGGCAGGCGTGCTCCCACCGACCTCCAGATATGA